TGCCTTACACCCTAGGAGAGCTGAGAAAAAATGCCTGCCATGTTCCAAACTGATCTCTTAAGTTATGAGAGGAGTGTAAAAAGGGAGTCAATAGAATTCTCCTTTGCTGTGACACAGGTACCAACTGGATGACCTAAAAATAACAACACTTATGCCTTACTTCGCACTTTTGGCTTCTATTGCCTTGCAACTGAGTCAAATTATATCTACGTTTTCTGTGGGTCACTTTTAtaagtgaaatatgaaaaattaccCAGTGAAAGCAAGACAGGGGCATACAGACAttggggacttaaaaaaaatctataaaatgtctTGGCCCCAGAAGCAAAGATCATATCAGCTAAATCAGTGTTGAATTCAGTTATGGATATAAACTTTGGTGTGCAGCGATTGctgcaaaatgagaaaatctatCATAGAAATGGTGATAATATACTCCCCATACTCGGAGTATTCGTCTACAATTCAGAATGTATTTCTGTTTGGAGTATTGGTGTTAACGTGCTTTCTTAGCAGAGAGTAGAACAGCCGTTGTGGTGTATGTTATGAATGCATATTAACAGCACATGCATTTGCATATCTGGAACTATAGTAGAAAATGCATaacaaaatttcttttgaaagattaTTGTACAAACACACTGAATCCTTGCTAAATCTTGACATaacaacttttttgttttctcccctttttttttgaaaaagaaatctaagACATTCAAACAATAGACTAATACTCAGAAAAACCTCAACACGGATTTTATCCCCCTTCACCCCacctcatcaccaccaccaaaggTTTTTATTTCACGTTCAAAGGCAGAAATAGAACAGTCCCAAATGTTTTCATCAAAAAAACTGTTTCTCATTTGTCTGCACATtgcaaagataaaatataaaatctatccTTGAGGTGAGCTACATTGGTGATAATTTTCTAACATGTCACGCTACCTATTCCTCAGATTTTGATTCTCGTGTTTGCGATGCCTATAATATAATGCAGCTTCTGAAGACTTTGCAAGTTTAGAATATGGTACAATATGCAACATGCGTGACATACTTTGTGGCTCCTGACTCTTCGTACTTATGCtcctttacatttaaaaactaaccTATATGTGAGATCAAACAAAAGTGTGCCTCTGGTCTTCCTAGAGAAACTCTCTGTGTTGAAACAAAAGGTGTGTGCATTTTTGAACCAAAGGCTACATGAAATATACTCAACACACCCATTACCAGTAATATCCCCTTAAGCAACACATTTTGAAATGCTATGGGtaggtctgattttttttaaacataagccAGGCCACCCCACTTCACTTGTGAATTTataggcttatttttattttaaatttgcatttttaccaAACCATTGACAGAGAAAAATTATTCTCCTTTACCTAGCATACCTCTCTCCCTTCTGCCATCGTCCCTATCTTTTCTAGACCCGTCCAGGCAAAGTTGAGTAACTTTGAGGGGGATGGAAACGGGTGGGCTACGACAGGAGCAAAATTGAATTTAATTTGAGACCCCGGTGCCAATTTGGAACCAAAGAGCATTAAAGCAGCAGAATTCTAAACCTTTCAAAACTGGGATTTATAAGGGGAATGCTAACACAGATTCAACAGTTACAACTCTGCCAGGGATTACTTTAATACCAAAAGCATATTGTCTCACTTTATAGAAAGAGATTATTCAGTTATCAAACAACAAAGGTTGTGTTTGTCcatttctgaacttttttttaagtacacttttttctttcctgacaGGCGACTCTGAAATAAaacatcctctttttttcttttcttttcctttttttttttttttttttttttttttttgcaagggaAGGGGGTGACAGGGGagcagggaaaaggagaggaaggtgGAGTTTGCCTCTGGCTTCACAGTTCATTTTATCTACAAGGCCTTGCCAGTTTCACCTGTTTCTGCCCTGCTTTTGTTAAGAAATcaaaagtggggagtggggagaaagagaaataggaataaatctgaaaaaagaaaaaaaaactggacacCGATGTAAAAATGAGGAGATTTTTAAATTGGCTGTCAGTcttgagggggaaaaatgtgaagagaagatttttatgagaaaggaaaaaaaaaaatctgagaaaacagaaaagcctCTCTTTGATTAATATACTCAGCAGAAtgccaggaagagaaagacaaaaacctaagtgctattttttttttttttttgatgtttactgtgtaggaaatgaaatgagaaagaaagaacaagccaGTTACCACTGGAAGGAGTCTGGGACAGTGCAAGAGGGAATTGTGACTTTTGGTACCGGACACAAGAATGTAGTTTGAAATCTTTCACGGCGCACTTGAAGACGTCTCCGCATTTGATACATATAAAGAAGCTCTCCGAAAAGTTGTTGAAAGATACCAGCAAGTGTAGAAAGGGGAGCGTCTGAGGATGTCTTTCACAGACCCCAGATGGAGAAACTGTTCTTTTATTCCAAATTCCTAAGAAGCACAGAAGTCGTACATGTTAATAAgagaacacacagacacacgcccATAAGTTACACGccatgaaacaaaacaaggaaataagGAGACCTTTGTTGATCCCTGTTCGCTTACACAAATCTTAGTTTGGTTAAGCACCTCAAGACCATTTTCCTGATTTCCGCTCCTTTCCCCTGGCGTTCTTTCCCTGGGTAGCCAGGTGCACGAATGGGATGGTGATCTTTACTAAACgtcaacatcaacaacaacaaaaacctctcGCTCAGACAAAAGCCCACCTTGTAAATGAATGGAATATTAACGACTACCTAATAGTTGCACCGTTGGCAGGGCGAAACTGAACACTAACACAGCTATTTCTACAGACTGCCAGTGAAGCTGAAGCAGCTCTAGGAGAGAAACGCACCTACTGTATGTGAAATGCTGGTGCAGATTTTTTCCCTATCAGTCTAACCTTCTGTGTTGATGCATGAATGCTGGTACCCACTTACAGGGATGCCAGATGATCAGTGCAGAATGAAGGTCCCAAGAgagaggatcacatggttctcTCTGCCCTGTGACGTCACTAGCAGATGGCATGGGTACCAGCTCTGGCAGTTGGCATCAATGTCACTTTTTAGAGATCAATGAGATAGTGCAGATATACACAGATCTAGAGACTCCAGGAGACGATGCGACACTCAGCCTGAAAAGATTTGGAAGATACAAAATGAAAACCGATTATTGAATGAAGTTAAAACCTAAGgtaatataaataaagatatactTCAATTGATGCTGGCTTTGCATGCAAGTATTTAAAGATACAGTGTCACTGTCTTATACTATTTACATGCTCTTTGCCATCTATAACTTCttatcatatttcattcttatgaTGTAACTGTCACATACTTTCACTGCTATTATGTAACACTGCAAGTATGTGGACATTGCtaagagtttgtgtgtgtgtgtgtgtgtgtgtgcgtgtgtgtgtgtgtgtgtgtgtgtgttgagggggctGGAGATTGTTACATTCGAAAGTCTGTTTTAACGTGCCTATTTGTTTGAAGACTTTAGATGAAAATACTTGCTACTTCACCAAACGAAAGCCAAAATTGTATTTGAAACAcaaattattttcccctttcattcGGGATTCTGTACACACGTGCACAATTGCAGTCAGAATCCTTGGACCGTTCCTGTCAGATATTAGCTAGAGGGAGACTTCTGTGGCTTGCAGAACAAAAACACTACGAGAGTGGTTTTTTGTCCAGGGTGATTTGAACAGCAGTAAAAAGACGATTACatttggaaaaaatgtaaatgtaaaagcagttttaacattttctttgatttaaaaaaaatgccagtgattcttgtcttttaaaatgtatttatggaGTTTATTCCAAATTagcctgaccccccacccccccttttttttggtgAAGGCTGGGAAAACAGTGCCCTTTTACATATATTTCTTCACTGATCAGAAAGAAATCAGTTTAAAAATTGGCTCTgattaatcttttctttaaattcgTAAATGTCAACAGCCACTTATCTAAATTTGCAGTTACATAATACAGCAAATAAAGTTAAGGCTTATTTCTTTTtcgaaaaaaagaaagaaacacctcACAAATTTGTCAGCTAACGGAGAGgtaatactttttcattttaaaaactggtgtCTCTTTGCATTTTGTACTCAGGGGAATTGGAATTAATGAAATTCTGCATTGCTATATCATGTTTTGCATTTGCTGGAATTCAAAGGTCCTTTTTGTGCattaaaaatagttcaaaatcaaaggaaaatggaGATGGTGGTGGCAATGTAATAAatgcttcttgttttgttttcttttgataatttGCCTGTATAAATTGATCCTCTCGCATGTGTCCATGTAGTTTTTATAATTATGAGTCTGCACAAACTCAAAAATTATAGTTAATGTAAAAAATTGGTCCCCGAATCAGACTTTTTCacgtttttcattttttgtattcttatgATTAAGTCATTAAATATGCTTTAAgtgtataaactttaaaaatgaaaacactttaaatattgtGCTGGCATTTTTTCAGGTAATTTAAGATTAGAGAACCATGTTAACACTACCGTTTGATGAGTCTGTTGTAATGCCAGAATCCCAGATGTGCAGAAAGTTTTCTAGAGAATGTGAGGACCAGAAGCAAATTAAGAAACCAGAAAGCTTTTCCAAACAGATTGTCCTTCGAGGAAAGAGCATCAAAAGGGCCCCTGGAGAAGAAAccgagaaggaagaagaggaggaagacagggaagaggaagatgaaaaTGGCTTGCCCAGAAGGAGGggtcttaggaaaaaaaagacgACCAAGCTCCGACTGGAGAGGGTCAAGTTCAGGAGACAGGAAGCTAATGCGCGGGAGAGAAACAGGATGCATGGCCTCAACGACGCTCTGGACAATTTAAGAAAAGTGGTCCCCTGTTACTCCAAAACCCAAAAACTGTCCAAAATAGAAACTTTACGACTGGCCAAAAACTACATCTGGGCACTTTCTGAAATCCTGAGAATCGGCAAGAGACCTGATCTGCTCACGTTCGTCCAAAACTTATGCAAAGGTCTTTCCCAGCCGACTACAAACTTGGTGGCAGGCTGCTTGCAGCTCAACGCCAGGAGTTTCCTGATGGGTCAGGGTGGGGAGGCTGCGCACCACACAAGGTCACCCTACTCTACCTTCTACCCGCCCTACCACAGCCCTGAGCTCACCACTCCCCCAGGGCATGGAACTCTTGATAATTCCAAGTCCATGAAACCCTACAATTATTGCAGTGCGTATGAATCCTTCTATGAAAGCACTTCCCCTGAGTGTGCCAGCCCTCAGTTTGAAGGTCCCTTAAGTCCTCCCCCAATTAACTATAATGGGATATTTTCCCTGAAGCAAGAAGAAACCTTGGACTATGGCAAAAATTACAATTACGGCATGCATTACTGTGCAgtgccacccaggggtccccttGGGCAGGGTGCCATGTTCAGGTTGCCCACCGACAGCCACTTCCCTTACGACTTACATCTGCGCAGCCAATCTCTCACCATGCAAGATGAATTAAATGCAGTTTTTCATAattaatgaggaaaatgaaaataaacagtgGTCATTCACCTCCCCCGTCTAATTAAGACAAAGCAGATGCTTGTGGGCTGAATAATTGGCACAACTCTATCTAAGGTGTTTACTAGTTTCTGAAGTGTGTTTCAACTATTGTGAGAATTTTCTATGtaataataaatctcttttcGTATGagaacttcttttcctttccttttgtctgtGAAGCACTGTGATTCTGTTTCTactggaaggattttttttcatgttttattttcttttaaattcacttaATTTGTTTGAACAAGGTGTCTAAAAATATACTGTTGAATAAAGACACGCACACAGCATAATTCAATGTCTATTTCAGTTGTACAGTAATTATAAAAATGCATGTTATTAAAATCAGATGAATAAAATGATGTGTTTATAATTACTAgcaattatatattatgtatctctgaaaattgaaaatttaaaatattgagaatAACACTAAGGTGACATTGATATTGGAAGATGCATTTGAGGATGTGCAACAATATAAAAAGCtatgcaattttctttttattaaggaTGAATCTAAATGCATTCAATTGGTAACTATTCCTCTTCAAGTTCTGCAGAGGGGGCAACATGATATTTGGGTGGACGGTGTCATGATTTGGGAACAATTATTTCAA
This DNA window, taken from Neofelis nebulosa isolate mNeoNeb1 chromosome 4, mNeoNeb1.pri, whole genome shotgun sequence, encodes the following:
- the NEUROD6 gene encoding neurogenic differentiation factor 6 isoform X2 produces the protein MKLKPKIVLRGKSIKRAPGEETEKEEEEEDREEEDENGLPRRRGLRKKKTTKLRLERVKFRRQEANARERNRMHGLNDALDNLRKVVPCYSKTQKLSKIETLRLAKNYIWALSEILRIGKRPDLLTFVQNLCKGLSQPTTNLVAGCLQLNARSFLMGQGGEAAHHTRSPYSTFYPPYHSPELTTPPGHGTLDNSKSMKPYNYCSAYESFYESTSPECASPQFEGPLSPPPINYNGIFSLKQEETLDYGKNYNYGMHYCAVPPRGPLGQGAMFRLPTDSHFPYDLHLRSQSLTMQDELNAVFHN
- the NEUROD6 gene encoding neurogenic differentiation factor 6 isoform X1, with product MLTLPFDESVVMPESQMCRKFSRECEDQKQIKKPESFSKQIVLRGKSIKRAPGEETEKEEEEEDREEEDENGLPRRRGLRKKKTTKLRLERVKFRRQEANARERNRMHGLNDALDNLRKVVPCYSKTQKLSKIETLRLAKNYIWALSEILRIGKRPDLLTFVQNLCKGLSQPTTNLVAGCLQLNARSFLMGQGGEAAHHTRSPYSTFYPPYHSPELTTPPGHGTLDNSKSMKPYNYCSAYESFYESTSPECASPQFEGPLSPPPINYNGIFSLKQEETLDYGKNYNYGMHYCAVPPRGPLGQGAMFRLPTDSHFPYDLHLRSQSLTMQDELNAVFHN